A single genomic interval of Musa acuminata AAA Group cultivar baxijiao chromosome BXJ3-4, Cavendish_Baxijiao_AAA, whole genome shotgun sequence harbors:
- the LOC135636607 gene encoding transcription factor bHLH162-like, whose translation MMKSRSGGGANSKVERKTTEKYRRMHMKSLCFKLSSIIPEEHRTISKDVLTQQDNFDQATSYIKKLRERIERLKQRKLMQASTVRSETTMRFASPIIEVRHQDLNLEILVISDLNKRFMFHEVINVIEEEGSEVVTANFSIVGDKIYHTIHSQAVSSRIGLEASSVYERLKDLIN comes from the exons ATGATGAAGAGTCGTAGCGGTGGGGGAGCAAACAGTAAGGTGGAGAGGAAGACAACGGAGAAGTATAGGAGAATGCACATGAAGAGCTTGTGCTTCAAGCTTTCCTCCATCATTCCCGAAGAACACAGAACCATTTCAAAG GATGTATTAACACAACAAGACAACTTCGATCAAGCAACATCTTACATCAAAAAACTCCGTGAAAGGATTGAAAGGCTGAAGCAGAGAAAGCTCATGCAGGCGAGCACAGTCAGAAGTGAAACGACAATGAGGTTTGCATCACCAATTATTGAAGTAAGACACCAGGATCTGAACTTGGAGATACTCGTGATAAGCGATCTAAACAAGAGGTTCATGTTCCATGAGGTGATCAATGTTATCGAGGAAGAAGGCTCTGAAGTGGTTACTGCCAACTTCTCAATTGTGGGCGACAAGATCTACCACACAATACATTCACAG GCTGTTAGCTCCAGAATTGGATTGGAGGCTTCAAGTGTATATGAGAGATTGAAGGACTTGATCAACTAA
- the LOC135636057 gene encoding uncharacterized protein LOC135636057: MVPTLHFFATSLEWFPSGGIELHRPVMDNTPDSGTIRNKCAACFRQYNKVERLVEHMRASFHSVHEPKCGICQKHCRYLESLREHLIGPLPKIECARIFSTRGCDLCLDIFQCPNALRIHRGTCQLSCAVPGLISRMSRLSFQGPSSSDHVTRMQGSKVIALGCTMVGGGSDGSLDLCARVFLIGEDENIIFQTYIKPLILVTNYSKMEQHESLRFQSFPGSKERAMAAGIAGARKALANRSISSAPFSVAATLRASPSSSPSVWAFARLPRGRLPFGISRSPVELGCAQSLMPFHSATATALLTSMLSTRPGGWTWLSEGFATPL, encoded by the exons ATGGTACCAACACTCCATTTCTTTGCAACCAGCCTCGAGTGGTTTCCCTCTGGTGGCATAGAGCTACATAGACCAGTCATGGATAACACGCCTGATTCTGGGACAATTAG GAACAAATGCGCAGCATGTTTCAGGCAATACAACAAAGTGGAGCGCTTGGTGGAACATATGAGAGCCTCATTTCACTCGGTGCATGAGCCGAAGTGTGGGATATGCCAAAAGCACTGCAGATATCTTGAATCTCTCAGGGAACATCTAATAG GACCACTTCCGAAGATTGAATGTGCAAGGATATTCAGCACTCGAGGATGTGATTTATGCTTGGACATCTTCCAATGTCCAAATGCTCTTAGAATTCACCGTGGAACATGCCAACTCTCCTGTGCTGTTCCG GGGCTTATCTCTCGGATGTCGAGGTTGAGCTTTCAGGGTCCAAGCTCGTCGGATCATGtcacacgaatgcaaggttccaaGGTAATTGCTTTAGGCTGCACGATGGTCGGAGGAGGAAGTGACGGATCGTTAGATCTTTGCGCAAGGGTCTTCCTGATCGGGGAAGATGAAAACATCATTTTCCAGACTTACATCAAGCCCCTAATCCTGGTGACAAACTACAG CAAGATGGAACAACACGAATCCTTGAGATTTCAATCTTTCCCG GGGTCGAAGGAACGAGCCATGGCGGCGGGAATAGCCGGCGCACGAAAAGCCCTCGCAAACCGATCCATTTCTTCTGCTCCGTTCTCCGTTGCCGCCACCTTGAgagcttctccttcttcttctccttcagtTTGGGCCTTTGCTCGACTCCCTCGCGGCCGGCTTCCCTTCGGGATCTCAAG GTCCCCCGTTGAGTTGGGTTGTGCACAGTCTTTGATGCCTTTTCACAGTGCTACTGCTACGGCATTGCTCACTTCTATGCTCTCCACAAGACCTGGAGGTTGGACTTGGCTTTCAGAAG GTTTTGCGACGCCTCTATGA